A region from the Natronoarchaeum mannanilyticum genome encodes:
- a CDS encoding DUF4382 domain-containing protein, giving the protein MTRHRSDADDRADEHSIQRRALLAAGGAAGAALVAGCTGATGDAGDDGDTGTFRLLVTDLPADIGDFDSLEVTLDRARVFRGSDEEGEESEESETDGTNANESETDDADANESEDDADSTSEDDDGADNDSDGESDDREFFWLDLDGATVDLTQVVGDKAVSVFEGELEAGAYSKVELHAAGIEGIVDGERVDVKIPSGKLQIVHGFEIRPDEPVEFVFDIHVVEKGNGGYNLRPVVSGSGVNGKDVDVEEIDADEDDDEASGGQDDGDAEATGDGDGGADNESADGADNESASGETGSE; this is encoded by the coding sequence ATGACACGACACCGATCCGACGCCGACGATCGCGCCGACGAGCACAGCATCCAGCGCCGCGCACTGCTGGCGGCCGGCGGCGCGGCGGGCGCCGCGCTGGTCGCCGGCTGCACGGGAGCGACCGGTGACGCGGGCGACGACGGCGACACCGGGACGTTCCGGCTGCTCGTGACGGACCTCCCGGCGGACATCGGCGACTTCGACTCGCTCGAAGTCACCCTCGACAGGGCGCGCGTGTTCAGGGGGTCCGACGAAGAGGGAGAGGAGAGCGAAGAGAGCGAAACGGATGGTACCAACGCTAACGAGAGTGAAACGGACGACGCCGACGCTAACGAGAGCGAGGACGACGCGGATTCGACGAGCGAGGACGACGACGGCGCCGACAACGACTCGGACGGGGAGTCGGACGATCGGGAGTTCTTCTGGCTCGATCTGGACGGTGCGACCGTCGACCTGACTCAGGTCGTCGGCGACAAGGCGGTCTCCGTGTTCGAGGGCGAACTGGAGGCCGGCGCCTACTCGAAGGTCGAACTCCACGCGGCCGGGATCGAGGGGATCGTCGACGGCGAGCGAGTCGACGTGAAGATCCCCAGCGGGAAGCTCCAGATCGTTCACGGATTCGAGATCCGCCCCGACGAGCCCGTCGAGTTCGTGTTCGACATCCACGTCGTCGAGAAAGGAAACGGCGGCTACAACCTCCGTCCCGTGGTATCGGGGAGCGGCGTCAACGGCAAAGACGTCGACGTCGAGGAGATCGACGCGGACGAAGACGACGACGAAGCGTCGGGCGGTCAAGACGACGGCGACGCCGAAGCGACAGGCGATGGAGACGGCGGCGCGGACAACGAGAGCGCGGACGGCGCGGACAACGAGAGCGCGAGCGGTGAAACCGGGTCGGAGTAG
- the carB gene encoding carbamoyl-phosphate synthase large subunit, which translates to MTSDGTTDPAEEDRKILLIGSGPIQIGQAAEFDYSGAQACRALQEEGAEVVLVNSNPATIMTDPEMADEVYIEPITTEAIAEVIRKEQPDGVIAGLGGQTGLNVTAELAEEGVLEEHDVEIMGTPLDTIYATEDRELFRQRMEELDEPVARSTTIELDEDEAVAEMTEAGLEERVQDAVDQVGGLPVISRTTYTLGGSGSGVVDEFDELVERVRKGLRLSRNDEVLITESIAGWVELEYEVMRDADNSCIIICNMENIDPMGIHTGESTVVTPSQVIPDEGHQEMRDSALKVIRDLGIQGGCNIQFAWRDDGTPGGEYRVVEVNPRVSRSSALASKATGYPIARVTAKVALGKRLHEIDNEITGETTAAFEPAIDYVVTKVPRWPKDKFDDVEFELGTAMKSTGEAMAIGRTFEESLLKALRSSEYEPEADWDEISDEELEADYLETPTPDRPYAMFEAFERGYSVDEVVDLTGIYEWYVERYQNVAEAAEAAQDGEFDDAAQRGFTDGQIAAGVEASEASSLPRADGGEIDAVEATTPDRSFKQVDTCAGEFAASTPYYYSARQAAASKGQSRLTDEVKVDRDAESVVVVGGGPIRIGQGVEFDYCSVHAVRALREVGIDAHVVNNNPETVSTDYDTSDGLFFEPITAEEVADVIEATGADGVMVQFGGQTSVNIGEPLEEELQRRDLDCEIMGTTVEAMDLAEDRDRFNELMDELGIAQPEGGTAFSKEEALELAHDIGYPVLVRPSYVLGGRAMDVVYDDAELEEYIEEAVRVAPDKPILVDDFLEDAVELDVDAVADGEDVLIGGIMEHVETAGVHSGDSACMIPPRSLGRDVNRRVREVAEDIAEALDTVGLLNVQLAVKDEEVYVLEANPRSSRTVPFISKATGVPIAKLAAKVMAGASLDELDVDEQVPQQTSIKEVVLPFDRLPGSDPRLGPEMKSTGEVMGTASTFGKAYDKAQDSVGKPIPEDGTAVIDLSADEFPDPDTEAGEELVEGFTEFYDLCEAVDLIDAVKRGEVDLIVSRDRDLLETAVEEEITYFSTHASAKAALEARQHKEEPIDVAPVDERPKMQEFWGQPKGE; encoded by the coding sequence ATGACGAGCGACGGGACAACCGACCCGGCGGAGGAAGACCGCAAGATCCTGCTCATCGGGAGCGGCCCGATCCAGATCGGGCAGGCCGCGGAGTTCGACTACTCGGGCGCCCAGGCCTGCCGCGCGCTGCAGGAGGAGGGCGCGGAGGTCGTGCTGGTCAACTCCAACCCGGCGACGATCATGACCGACCCGGAGATGGCCGACGAGGTCTACATCGAGCCGATCACCACCGAGGCCATCGCCGAGGTCATCCGGAAAGAACAGCCCGACGGCGTCATCGCCGGTCTCGGGGGGCAGACCGGCCTGAACGTCACCGCGGAGCTGGCCGAGGAGGGCGTCCTCGAGGAGCACGACGTCGAGATCATGGGGACGCCGCTGGACACGATCTACGCGACCGAGGACCGCGAGCTGTTCCGCCAGCGCATGGAGGAGCTCGACGAGCCGGTCGCCCGCTCGACGACGATCGAGCTCGACGAGGACGAGGCGGTCGCCGAGATGACCGAAGCCGGCCTCGAGGAGCGCGTGCAGGACGCCGTCGACCAGGTCGGCGGCCTGCCCGTGATCTCTCGGACGACCTACACGCTGGGGGGCTCGGGGTCCGGCGTCGTCGACGAGTTCGACGAGCTCGTCGAGCGCGTCCGCAAGGGGCTGCGCCTCTCGCGCAACGACGAGGTGCTGATCACCGAGTCGATCGCCGGCTGGGTCGAGCTGGAGTACGAGGTGATGCGGGACGCCGACAACTCCTGTATCATCATCTGCAACATGGAGAACATCGACCCGATGGGGATCCACACCGGGGAGTCGACAGTTGTAACGCCCTCGCAGGTCATCCCCGACGAGGGCCACCAGGAGATGCGCGACTCCGCGCTGAAGGTGATCCGCGACCTGGGCATCCAGGGCGGCTGTAACATCCAGTTCGCCTGGCGCGACGACGGCACGCCCGGCGGCGAGTACCGCGTCGTGGAGGTCAACCCCCGCGTCTCCCGCTCGTCGGCGCTGGCGTCGAAGGCGACGGGCTACCCGATCGCCCGCGTCACCGCGAAGGTCGCGCTGGGCAAGCGCCTCCACGAGATCGACAACGAGATCACCGGCGAGACGACCGCCGCCTTCGAGCCCGCGATCGACTACGTCGTCACCAAGGTGCCCCGCTGGCCCAAGGACAAGTTCGACGACGTCGAGTTCGAGCTGGGCACCGCCATGAAGTCCACAGGGGAGGCGATGGCGATCGGCCGCACGTTCGAGGAATCCCTGTTGAAAGCCCTGCGCTCCAGCGAGTACGAGCCCGAAGCCGACTGGGACGAGATTTCGGACGAGGAGCTCGAGGCCGACTACCTCGAGACGCCGACGCCCGATCGCCCCTACGCGATGTTCGAGGCGTTCGAGCGCGGCTACTCCGTCGACGAGGTCGTCGACCTGACGGGTATCTACGAATGGTACGTCGAGCGCTACCAGAACGTCGCCGAGGCCGCCGAGGCCGCACAGGACGGCGAGTTCGACGACGCCGCCCAGCGCGGCTTTACCGACGGCCAGATCGCGGCGGGCGTCGAGGCCAGCGAGGCCTCCAGCCTGCCCCGCGCGGACGGCGGGGAGATCGACGCCGTCGAGGCGACGACTCCCGACCGCTCGTTCAAGCAGGTCGACACCTGCGCCGGCGAGTTCGCCGCCTCGACGCCGTACTACTACTCGGCGCGCCAGGCGGCCGCCAGCAAGGGCCAGAGCCGGCTCACCGACGAGGTGAAGGTCGACCGCGACGCCGAGAGCGTCGTGGTCGTCGGCGGCGGCCCGATCCGCATCGGGCAGGGCGTGGAGTTCGACTACTGCTCGGTCCACGCGGTGCGCGCGCTCCGCGAGGTCGGCATCGACGCCCACGTCGTCAACAACAACCCCGAGACGGTCTCGACGGACTACGACACCTCCGACGGGCTGTTCTTCGAGCCGATCACCGCCGAGGAGGTCGCCGACGTGATCGAGGCGACCGGCGCCGACGGCGTGATGGTGCAGTTCGGTGGCCAGACCTCAGTGAATATCGGCGAACCCCTCGAGGAGGAACTCCAGCGCCGCGATCTGGACTGCGAGATCATGGGTACCACCGTCGAGGCGATGGACCTCGCGGAGGACCGCGACCGGTTCAACGAGCTGATGGACGAGCTGGGCATCGCCCAGCCCGAGGGCGGCACCGCCTTCAGCAAGGAGGAGGCGCTCGAACTCGCCCACGACATCGGCTACCCCGTGCTCGTGCGCCCCTCCTACGTGCTGGGCGGGCGCGCGATGGACGTCGTCTACGACGACGCCGAGCTCGAGGAGTACATCGAAGAGGCCGTCCGCGTCGCGCCGGACAAGCCGATCCTCGTCGACGACTTCCTCGAAGACGCCGTCGAGCTGGACGTCGACGCCGTCGCCGACGGCGAGGACGTGCTGATCGGCGGCATCATGGAGCACGTCGAGACCGCCGGCGTCCATTCGGGCGACTCCGCGTGCATGATCCCGCCGCGCTCGCTGGGACGGGACGTCAACCGCCGGGTCCGCGAGGTCGCCGAGGACATCGCCGAGGCGCTGGACACCGTCGGCCTGCTGAACGTCCAGCTCGCCGTCAAGGACGAGGAAGTGTACGTGCTCGAAGCGAACCCGCGCTCCTCGCGCACCGTGCCGTTCATCTCGAAGGCGACCGGCGTGCCGATCGCCAAGCTCGCCGCGAAGGTGATGGCCGGCGCCTCGCTCGACGAACTCGACGTCGACGAGCAGGTGCCCCAGCAGACCTCGATCAAGGAGGTCGTCCTGCCGTTCGACCGCCTACCGGGCTCGGACCCGCGCCTCGGTCCGGAGATGAAATCGACCGGCGAAGTCATGGGCACCGCCAGCACGTTCGGCAAAGCCTACGACAAGGCCCAGGACTCGGTCGGCAAGCCGATCCCCGAGGACGGCACGGCCGTCATCGACCTCTCGGCCGACGAGTTCCCCGACCCCGACACCGAGGCGGGCGAAGAGCTCGTCGAAGGATTCACCGAGTTCTACGACCTCTGCGAGGCCGTCGACCTGATCGACGCCGTCAAGCGCGGCGAGGTCGACCTGATCGTCTCGCGCGATCGCGACCTGCTGGAGACGGCCGTCGAGGAGGAGATCACCTACTTCTCGACCCACGCCTCCGCGAAGGCGGCGCTGGAAGCGCGCCAGCACAAAGAGGAGCCGATCGACGTCGCGCCGGTCGACGAGCGCCCCAAGATGCAGGAGTTCTGGGGCCAGCCGAAAGGCGAGTAG
- a CDS encoding APC family permease, producing MGENSLGLTEAVSMALGGMVGGGIYAVLGIVTQIAGPATWLAFVLAGVVAACTGYSYVGLNRLVADDGADGGGSVTFVQSFTGNSTLAGMVGWTLLVGYVGSMAMYAFAFAEFSIALPGVPSRLAGLPLRPVVSVLVVAGFVGLNLLGAQATGSAENVLTAAKVLVLVAFGVAGLLYATTVSSEQVALGAAEIASFGPIMAAAVSFVAFQGWQLLFYDQESVRDPLEVIPTAVSVAIPVAVAIYAIVAVVTYNIAPQAVQSNPHTALADAASTIAGVVGLSNAGAIVISLSALFSTGSAINATLFSAGYFAKGMLTDDLLPDRAGDSSASGLPTQTLLLLGVVTAAFTAYGSLSAITSFASLSFILVFGAMSALAFAKRDTDRIAATWPAVGAVGASLFFLLMLYHLYTAERGTFYAVALIAAAVFAVELLYFERTVIEREIPYLDAGDSAD from the coding sequence ATGGGAGAGAACAGTCTCGGCTTGACGGAGGCTGTCTCGATGGCGCTCGGCGGGATGGTCGGCGGCGGCATCTACGCCGTGCTGGGGATCGTCACGCAGATCGCGGGCCCCGCGACGTGGCTCGCCTTCGTTCTGGCCGGCGTCGTCGCCGCGTGTACGGGGTACTCCTACGTCGGGCTGAACCGGCTCGTCGCCGACGACGGCGCCGACGGCGGCGGCTCGGTGACGTTCGTCCAGTCGTTCACCGGCAACTCGACGCTCGCCGGGATGGTCGGGTGGACGCTGCTGGTCGGCTACGTCGGGTCGATGGCGATGTACGCGTTCGCGTTCGCGGAGTTCTCGATCGCGCTCCCCGGCGTTCCGAGCCGGCTCGCGGGCCTGCCGCTGCGCCCGGTCGTCTCGGTGCTCGTCGTAGCGGGGTTCGTCGGCCTGAACCTGCTCGGCGCGCAGGCCACGGGGTCGGCCGAGAACGTCCTCACGGCGGCGAAAGTGCTCGTGCTCGTCGCGTTCGGCGTCGCCGGCCTGCTGTACGCGACGACCGTCTCGTCGGAACAGGTCGCGCTGGGCGCCGCGGAGATCGCGTCGTTCGGGCCGATCATGGCCGCGGCGGTTTCCTTCGTGGCGTTCCAGGGGTGGCAGCTGCTGTTCTACGACCAGGAGAGCGTGCGGGACCCCCTCGAGGTGATCCCGACGGCGGTGTCCGTCGCGATCCCGGTCGCGGTGGCGATCTACGCGATCGTCGCGGTGGTGACGTACAACATCGCCCCACAGGCCGTCCAGAGCAACCCCCACACCGCACTTGCGGACGCGGCGTCGACGATCGCGGGCGTCGTCGGCCTCTCGAACGCGGGCGCGATCGTCATCTCCCTGTCGGCGCTGTTCTCGACCGGCAGCGCGATCAACGCGACGCTGTTCTCGGCGGGCTACTTCGCGAAGGGGATGCTCACCGACGACCTGTTGCCCGATCGCGCCGGCGACTCCAGCGCCAGCGGCCTGCCGACGCAGACGCTGTTGCTCCTCGGCGTCGTCACGGCGGCGTTCACCGCGTACGGGAGCCTCTCGGCGATCACCTCCTTCGCGTCGCTGTCCTTCATCCTCGTCTTCGGCGCGATGAGCGCGCTCGCGTTCGCCAAACGCGACACCGACCGGATCGCCGCGACCTGGCCGGCCGTCGGCGCCGTCGGCGCGTCGCTGTTTTTCCTCCTGATGCTCTATCACCTCTACACCGCCGAGCGCGGGACGTTCTACGCCGTCGCGCTCATCGCCGCGGCGGTGTTCGCCGTCGAACTGCTGTACTTCGAGCGGACGGTGATCGAGCGGGAGATCCCGTACCTTGACGCCGGAGACTCGGCCGACTGA
- a CDS encoding class I SAM-dependent methyltransferase, whose translation MGFHTFDPAGADRLEDPTRFRFCSREELLAALDPDPSATVADLGSGTGFYTDEVAPFVGRLYGVDVQEEMHARYRENGVPEAVELVTANVEELPFEDAELDAAFSTMTFHEFASADALVEIRRALASGGRLVTVDWSASGDGEAGPPVAERYDAAAAASMLEDAGFALERVEERPETLLVVATA comes from the coding sequence ATGGGCTTTCACACGTTCGATCCGGCGGGCGCCGACCGTCTCGAGGACCCCACCCGTTTTCGTTTCTGCTCGCGCGAGGAACTGCTCGCGGCGCTCGATCCCGACCCGTCGGCGACGGTCGCCGACCTCGGCAGCGGTACCGGCTTCTACACCGACGAGGTCGCGCCGTTCGTCGGCCGGCTGTACGGCGTCGACGTCCAAGAGGAGATGCACGCTCGCTATCGGGAGAACGGCGTCCCCGAGGCCGTCGAACTCGTCACCGCGAACGTCGAGGAGCTTCCGTTCGAGGACGCCGAACTGGACGCCGCGTTCTCGACGATGACGTTCCACGAGTTCGCGAGCGCGGACGCGCTGGTCGAGATCCGGCGCGCGCTGGCGTCCGGCGGTCGACTCGTGACGGTCGACTGGTCGGCGTCGGGCGACGGCGAGGCGGGCCCGCCGGTCGCGGAACGGTACGACGCGGCCGCCGCGGCGTCGATGCTGGAGGACGCCGGATTCGCGCTAGAACGGGTCGAGGAGCGACCGGAAACGTTGCTCGTCGTCGCGACGGCGTAG
- a CDS encoding DUF5815 family protein, which produces MPEPRVPGGASDELSLPCGESVDPRSLDLGVREYDCDCGSAHAVVMDVHPPSRFVPESLVEMLRQTIETDDEFEEFGTPHVMGVVMEEFPEQIVSEDRSDDGNVGYGLLWVTDFDSRRLHEIVVELLVELMDHAISHADSDAAASEFEEQMLEFDVTEFVDQYRAQRDFESEHDAAL; this is translated from the coding sequence ATGCCTGAGCCGCGCGTCCCGGGCGGAGCGAGCGACGAACTGTCGCTGCCCTGCGGCGAGTCGGTCGACCCCCGGTCGCTGGATCTCGGCGTGCGGGAGTACGACTGCGACTGCGGGTCGGCCCACGCGGTCGTGATGGACGTCCACCCGCCGTCGCGGTTCGTCCCCGAGTCGCTCGTCGAGATGCTGCGCCAGACGATCGAGACCGACGACGAGTTCGAGGAGTTCGGGACGCCCCACGTCATGGGCGTGGTGATGGAGGAGTTCCCCGAACAGATCGTCAGCGAGGACAGGAGCGACGACGGCAACGTCGGCTACGGACTGCTGTGGGTGACCGACTTCGACTCCCGACGCCTCCACGAGATCGTCGTCGAGCTGCTCGTCGAGCTGATGGACCACGCGATCAGCCACGCCGACAGCGACGCCGCGGCCTCGGAGTTCGAAGAGCAGATGCTGGAGTTCGACGTCACCGAGTTCGTCGACCAGTACCGGGCACAGCGCGACTTCGAGAGCGAGCACGACGCCGCCCTGTAA